A single Arthrobacter sp. ERGS1:01 DNA region contains:
- a CDS encoding aminopeptidase P family protein has product MTANDAVTTRSMPAPAVPDSRMPRLANVPAFTEFMGQGWGTPDRTPPVVAGAAAAAGHHRARLSEQFPGQALVVGAGTAPVRSNDTYYDFRPDSDFYWLSGAAIEAAVLVMTPSGSSHDATLYIPAPFYAGDPQFFTNAAHGEMWVGSAPDFSDWAEALSLPVKPLSELDAGIIAAMRAGSGTLAAGLVPADVRSRHGIADGGELGRVLSTLRMVKDDWEIAQLKEAVDHTVDGFAAVVREVPNAIKAGGERWLQGTFDRHARTHGNGVGYATIVGSGKHAPTLHWVRCDGPVLEDATLLLDMGVETNSFYTADVTRTFPGSGTFSPIQRQVHDLVEKSHRAGLAQVGPGKYFADFHEACMEVIANGLNDWGLLPVSVDEALSPKGQHHRRYLVCGVGHHLGLDCHDCAQSSYESYQGAPMVPGMVLTVEPGLYFHEHDLTLPPELRGIGVRLEDDIVVTATGSDVISDALPLDATGIEAWMKLVQKA; this is encoded by the coding sequence ATGACAGCCAATGACGCAGTGACCACCCGTTCCATGCCCGCCCCGGCCGTTCCGGACTCCCGCATGCCCCGCCTTGCCAACGTTCCCGCGTTCACCGAATTCATGGGCCAGGGCTGGGGCACCCCGGACCGCACCCCGCCCGTGGTGGCCGGTGCCGCCGCGGCCGCCGGACACCACCGTGCCCGCCTGTCCGAGCAGTTCCCGGGCCAGGCCCTGGTGGTTGGTGCCGGAACCGCCCCGGTGCGCAGCAATGACACCTACTACGACTTCCGCCCGGATTCGGACTTTTACTGGCTCAGCGGCGCCGCCATCGAGGCCGCCGTGCTGGTCATGACGCCGTCCGGCTCCTCCCACGACGCCACGCTTTACATCCCCGCGCCGTTCTACGCGGGCGACCCCCAGTTCTTCACCAACGCCGCGCACGGGGAAATGTGGGTCGGCTCCGCCCCCGACTTCTCCGACTGGGCCGAAGCCCTGTCCCTGCCCGTCAAGCCCCTCAGTGAGCTCGACGCCGGCATCATCGCGGCCATGCGGGCCGGCTCCGGAACGCTCGCGGCCGGGCTGGTGCCCGCCGACGTCCGCAGCCGCCACGGGATCGCCGACGGCGGCGAGCTGGGACGCGTGCTGTCCACCCTGCGCATGGTCAAGGACGACTGGGAAATCGCCCAGCTGAAGGAGGCCGTGGACCACACGGTGGACGGCTTTGCCGCCGTGGTGCGCGAGGTCCCCAACGCCATCAAGGCCGGCGGTGAGCGCTGGTTGCAGGGCACCTTTGACCGCCACGCCCGCACGCACGGCAACGGCGTGGGCTACGCGACCATCGTGGGCAGCGGCAAGCACGCCCCCACCCTGCACTGGGTGCGTTGCGACGGCCCCGTCCTGGAGGATGCGACGCTCCTGCTGGACATGGGCGTGGAAACCAACAGCTTCTACACGGCCGACGTGACCCGCACCTTCCCGGGCTCCGGCACGTTCAGCCCCATCCAGCGCCAGGTGCACGACCTCGTGGAGAAGTCACACCGCGCCGGCCTGGCCCAGGTGGGCCCGGGCAAGTACTTCGCCGACTTCCACGAGGCCTGCATGGAGGTCATTGCCAACGGGCTCAACGACTGGGGCCTGCTGCCGGTCTCCGTGGACGAGGCGCTTTCGCCCAAGGGCCAGCACCACCGCCGCTACCTGGTGTGCGGCGTGGGCCACCACCTGGGCCTGGACTGCCACGACTGCGCGCAATCCAGCTACGAAAGCTACCAGGGCGCCCCCATGGTGCCCGGCATGGTGCTCACGGTGGAGCCGGGCCTGTACTTCCACGAACACGACCTCACGCTGCCGCCGGAACTGCGCGGCATTGGCGTGCGCCTCGAGGACGACATCGTGGTCACGGCCACCGGCTCCGATGTCATCTCCGACGCCTTGCCGCTGGATGCCACCGGCATCGAGGCCTGGATGAAGCTGGTGCAAAAGGCCTAG
- a CDS encoding DUF5997 family protein: MKSATAAKKLGIHLPAAPAEFQDNAISRGDFKALQENPPEWLADLRRNGPHPRPVVAQKLNISIGGLNRSDITEALTTAEITALLQAPPAWLVEERAVHAKARAEAKLAKEREAARRPKS; this comes from the coding sequence ATGAAGTCCGCCACCGCGGCCAAGAAGCTGGGCATTCACCTGCCCGCCGCCCCTGCGGAATTCCAAGATAACGCCATCAGCCGGGGGGATTTCAAGGCCTTGCAGGAGAACCCGCCGGAGTGGTTGGCCGATCTTCGCCGAAACGGCCCGCACCCGCGCCCCGTGGTTGCCCAGAAGCTGAACATCTCCATTGGCGGCCTGAACCGCTCCGACATCACCGAGGCGCTGACGACGGCGGAGATCACCGCGCTGCTGCAGGCTCCCCCGGCGTGGCTGGTCGAGGAACGTGCCGTGCACGCGAAGGCCCGTGCCGAGGCGAAGCTGGCCAAGGAGCGCGAGGCGGCCCGCCGCCCGAAGAGCTAG
- a CDS encoding ornithine cyclodeaminase family protein, whose amino-acid sequence MTLPYIDAATIAGLLPPAAAVAALEDALRGGQDPELDTPRLFAPLDAGEFLLMPAQSARYAGIKVATVAPGNPAKGHPKIQGTYLLLDRATLTPLAAMDGAELTLIRTPAVTTLAIKHLLAVGSGPTAGAPSAGTVAIIGTSLQAERHIAALHEVCGIGALTVIGRRTEAAEALALKWTARGVPARAGSPADVAKADVVVCATSSSVPVFDGNLVRDGAVVAAIGSHGLAAREVDTVLARRASVVVEGLGSALREAGDLIPARSAEEWREHGLATLSDLVNGRFVPESGAPLLYTGVGMSWEDIVVAGRVFETFSGAGPSVD is encoded by the coding sequence ATGACGCTGCCGTACATCGACGCCGCCACGATCGCCGGACTGTTGCCCCCGGCGGCGGCCGTCGCCGCGCTGGAAGACGCCCTGCGCGGCGGCCAGGACCCGGAGCTGGATACGCCGCGCCTGTTTGCGCCGCTGGACGCAGGGGAATTCCTGCTCATGCCGGCACAGTCGGCCAGGTATGCCGGCATCAAGGTGGCTACCGTGGCGCCGGGAAATCCCGCCAAGGGCCATCCGAAGATCCAGGGAACGTACCTGCTCCTGGACCGGGCGACCCTGACGCCGCTGGCCGCGATGGACGGGGCGGAGCTGACCCTCATCCGCACGCCCGCCGTCACCACCCTGGCCATCAAGCACCTGCTGGCCGTTGGCTCCGGGCCGACTGCCGGCGCGCCATCCGCCGGAACCGTTGCCATCATTGGCACCTCATTACAGGCGGAGCGGCACATTGCGGCGCTGCACGAGGTGTGCGGGATTGGCGCACTGACAGTGATTGGCCGTCGCACCGAGGCGGCCGAGGCGTTGGCGCTCAAATGGACCGCCCGAGGGGTGCCGGCTCGCGCCGGTTCGCCCGCGGACGTGGCCAAGGCTGACGTGGTGGTGTGCGCAACGTCGTCATCCGTCCCTGTTTTTGACGGAAACTTAGTTCGGGACGGGGCCGTGGTGGCCGCCATCGGCTCCCACGGGCTGGCGGCGCGGGAGGTCGACACCGTCCTGGCGCGCAGGGCATCGGTGGTCGTGGAGGGCCTCGGTTCGGCATTGCGCGAGGCCGGGGACCTGATCCCCGCCCGGTCCGCGGAAGAATGGCGGGAGCACGGCCTGGCCACATTGTCCGATCTTGTCAACGGCCGCTTTGTTCCGGAGTCGGGCGCCCCGCTGCTGTACACCGGCGTCGGAATGTCCTGGGAGGACATCGTGGTGGCCGGAAGGGTTTTTGAAACATTTAGCGGTGCCGGGCCAAGCGTGGACTAA
- a CDS encoding proline racemase family protein, giving the protein MDATGWKVTTIDYHTAGEPFRIVPQPPCEIPGRTVLDRRQNAMTGPADTLRQLLVNEPRGHSDMYGAFIVPPNDSGAHFGVLFWHKDGFSTACGHGTIALGAWAVRSGLVPAPDDGDTDVVIDVPSGRVTATVTTAGGDIDAVTIHNVPSFVAARGIDIETPGYGRLTVDVLWGGALYASLPAAAAGLGVTPSHLNQLIEAGRQVKAALADHPAARHPGEPRLDGIYGTIFHDGADAQTGALAQRNVTIFADGQVDRSPCGSGTAARVAALDASGELADGDVLDHFSIIGSHFTASVTGRETGGVVVGVRGNAFPVGESTFTLDPRDDLGLGFVLR; this is encoded by the coding sequence ATGGACGCCACGGGCTGGAAAGTCACCACGATTGACTACCACACGGCGGGCGAGCCCTTCCGGATCGTGCCCCAACCGCCCTGCGAGATTCCGGGCCGGACCGTGCTGGATCGCCGGCAAAACGCCATGACGGGCCCGGCGGACACGCTCCGGCAACTGCTGGTCAACGAACCCCGCGGCCACTCCGACATGTACGGCGCCTTCATTGTCCCGCCCAACGACTCCGGTGCGCACTTTGGCGTCCTGTTTTGGCACAAGGACGGCTTCTCCACCGCATGCGGCCACGGCACGATCGCCCTGGGTGCCTGGGCCGTGCGCAGCGGCCTGGTCCCGGCGCCCGACGACGGCGACACCGACGTCGTGATCGACGTCCCGTCGGGGCGCGTCACGGCCACCGTGACCACCGCGGGCGGGGACATCGACGCCGTCACCATCCACAACGTGCCCTCCTTCGTCGCGGCCCGGGGCATTGACATTGAAACGCCCGGCTATGGCCGTTTGACCGTGGATGTCTTGTGGGGTGGCGCCCTGTACGCGTCCCTGCCCGCCGCGGCGGCCGGCCTGGGCGTGACGCCGTCGCACCTCAATCAGCTCATCGAGGCGGGCCGGCAGGTCAAGGCCGCGCTCGCGGACCACCCGGCGGCCCGGCATCCCGGCGAGCCGCGGCTGGACGGGATTTACGGCACCATTTTCCATGACGGCGCGGACGCCCAAACGGGCGCGCTGGCACAACGCAACGTCACGATCTTCGCCGACGGCCAGGTTGACAGGTCGCCGTGCGGCTCCGGGACGGCGGCCCGCGTCGCAGCACTGGATGCCTCGGGTGAATTGGCCGACGGGGACGTCCTTGACCACTTTTCCATCATCGGCTCGCACTTCACGGCCTCCGTGACCGGCCGCGAGACCGGCGGCGTGGTGGTGGGCGTGCGCGGAAACGCGTTCCCCGTGGGCGAATCCACATTCACGCTGGACCCGCGCGACGACCTCGGACTCGGCTTTGTGCTCCGCTGA
- a CDS encoding proline racemase family protein: MRSKRVFHAVDSHTEGMPTRVITGGVGTIPGATMAERRQWFMENSDDVRTLLMYEPRGHASMSGAILQPPTRPDADYGVLFIEVSGLLPMCGHGTIGVATVLVETGMVPVVEPVTTIRLDTPAGLVIAEVSVVDGAARSVTIRNVPSFSLALDQSVAVEGFGEVRYDMAFGGNFYAVVELAELGLPFERAAKDRLLDAGLKIMDAINAQNPPVHPERADITGCHHVYLKAPGSTAEHSRHAMAIHPGWFDRSPCGTGTSARMAQLHARGELALDTDFINESYIGTTFTGRLVAETTVGGLPAVIPTITGRAWVTGTAQYMLDPEDPFQAGFLL, translated from the coding sequence ATGCGCTCCAAACGGGTATTTCATGCCGTGGATTCCCACACCGAGGGGATGCCCACCCGGGTCATCACCGGCGGGGTGGGTACCATCCCCGGTGCCACGATGGCCGAACGCCGCCAGTGGTTCATGGAGAACAGCGACGACGTCCGCACACTGTTGATGTATGAACCCCGCGGGCATGCGTCCATGAGCGGGGCCATCCTGCAGCCGCCCACCCGGCCCGACGCCGACTACGGTGTGCTGTTCATCGAAGTCTCCGGATTGTTGCCCATGTGCGGCCACGGCACCATCGGGGTGGCCACCGTACTGGTGGAAACCGGCATGGTGCCCGTGGTGGAGCCCGTGACGACCATCCGGCTGGACACCCCGGCGGGGCTGGTCATCGCCGAGGTTTCCGTGGTGGACGGCGCGGCCAGGTCCGTCACCATCCGCAACGTGCCGTCCTTCTCGCTGGCGCTGGATCAGAGCGTCGCGGTGGAGGGCTTCGGTGAGGTCCGCTATGACATGGCGTTTGGCGGAAACTTCTATGCCGTCGTCGAACTGGCCGAACTGGGGTTGCCGTTTGAACGCGCGGCCAAGGACCGGCTGCTGGATGCCGGGCTGAAGATCATGGACGCCATCAACGCCCAAAACCCGCCCGTGCACCCCGAGCGCGCGGACATCACCGGCTGCCACCACGTCTACCTCAAGGCGCCCGGCTCGACGGCGGAACACTCCCGGCACGCCATGGCCATCCACCCCGGCTGGTTTGACCGTTCCCCGTGCGGCACCGGCACCAGCGCCCGCATGGCCCAGCTGCACGCCCGCGGGGAACTGGCGCTGGACACGGACTTCATCAACGAGTCCTACATCGGCACCACGTTCACCGGCCGGCTCGTGGCGGAAACCACGGTGGGCGGCCTGCCGGCGGTGATCCCCACCATCACGGGGCGGGCCTGGGTGACGGGCACGGCGCAGTACATGCTGGATCCCGAGGACCCCTTCCAGGCCGGATTCCTGCTGTGA
- a CDS encoding MarR family winged helix-turn-helix transcriptional regulator, translated as MNASNPFGPLLASMREFSLESDRYVERVAALHGLHRTDLNALGYLIRPGLAENAMTPGKLGDALHLSSPATTALVDRLERSGHVNRKRSETDRRQVELAMTEHARTVGRELFAPLAARMATALANYSPEELAVVQRFLTEMTDATVEAKNGLSAPQD; from the coding sequence ATGAACGCATCCAATCCCTTTGGGCCCCTTTTGGCGTCCATGCGGGAATTCTCCCTCGAGTCGGACCGCTACGTGGAGCGCGTGGCGGCTTTGCACGGGCTGCACCGCACCGACCTGAACGCACTGGGCTACCTCATCCGCCCCGGACTCGCGGAAAACGCCATGACGCCGGGAAAGCTCGGCGATGCCCTGCACCTGAGCTCGCCCGCCACGACGGCCCTGGTGGACCGCCTGGAGCGGTCCGGCCACGTCAACCGGAAACGCAGCGAGACCGACCGCCGCCAGGTGGAGCTGGCCATGACCGAGCACGCCCGGACCGTGGGCCGTGAGCTGTTTGCCCCGCTGGCCGCGCGCATGGCCACGGCGCTGGCGAACTACTCGCCGGAGGAACTTGCCGTGGTCCAGCGCTTCCTGACCGAGATGACGGACGCAACCGTGGAAGCGAAAAACGGCCTCTCCGCCCCGCAGGACTAG
- a CDS encoding substrate-binding domain-containing protein, translated as MSEPRELTVTFVPGVTPGKWIHRWEDRMPDVALHANPVAEPQQLDDVRAGRAHMAFVRLPVDKTGLNVIPLYTELSVVVAPKDHPIAAFEEIAVEELADEYLLADPDDFPAWRDISSEIQAGTRKPLPPMASVEEALDLVEAGLGILILPMSVARHFNRKALRARVVTGVQDSGIGLAWLEDGADRPEGFDAVIEEFIGVVRGRSANSSRQPSVQAKQDAAPKKGAKAPAKGSTPARGGAKGKGGGANLRGGGRPGGKARAQKRGRR; from the coding sequence GTGTCTGAACCCCGTGAACTTACAGTGACCTTTGTCCCGGGCGTGACTCCCGGGAAGTGGATCCACCGCTGGGAGGACCGCATGCCGGATGTGGCGTTGCACGCCAACCCGGTCGCCGAACCCCAGCAGCTCGACGACGTGCGCGCCGGCCGGGCGCACATGGCGTTCGTGCGCCTGCCCGTGGACAAGACCGGGCTGAACGTCATTCCCCTCTACACCGAACTGTCCGTGGTGGTGGCCCCCAAGGACCACCCCATCGCGGCATTCGAGGAAATTGCCGTCGAGGAACTCGCCGACGAATACCTCCTGGCCGACCCGGACGACTTCCCCGCCTGGCGGGACATCTCCAGCGAAATCCAGGCCGGCACCCGCAAGCCGCTGCCGCCCATGGCATCCGTGGAGGAGGCCCTGGACCTCGTCGAGGCAGGCCTGGGCATCCTGATCCTGCCCATGTCGGTGGCCCGCCACTTCAACCGCAAGGCCCTGCGCGCCCGGGTTGTCACCGGCGTGCAGGACTCCGGAATCGGCCTGGCCTGGCTCGAGGACGGCGCGGACCGCCCCGAAGGCTTTGACGCCGTCATCGAGGAATTCATCGGCGTAGTCCGCGGTCGCAGCGCCAACAGCTCCCGGCAACCTTCCGTGCAGGCCAAGCAGGACGCCGCCCCCAAGAAGGGCGCCAAGGCCCCCGCCAAGGGTTCGACGCCGGCCCGCGGCGGCGCCAAGGGCAAGGGCGGTGGCGCCAACCTCCGCGGCGGTGGACGCCCCGGCGGCAAGGCACGCGCCCAAAAGCGCGGCCGCCGCTAG
- a CDS encoding MMPL family transporter: MEPTKWMQKRWLRIVLPLVLVVAWLAVAGLGGPTFGKISDVSTNDQAAFLPASAESTVVADWQQKFVDSTTIPAVVVVSSPTPLTQAQLGELAALPGKLGAVVGVQKPAPPQTSSIAGPIPSADKLAVEFLVPVADAGNVKAVVGDLREVLAANAPAGMSSYVTGPAGLTADLVSAFSGIDGILLLVALLAVFVILLVVYRSVVLPILVLLTSVVALCGAILVVYYLAKGDVIKLNGQSQGILSILVIGAATDYSLLLVARFREALHQTQSTWTALIRAYKAAWEPIVASGSTVILALLCLLFSDLNSNRSLGPIAAIGIFFSLLAALTFLPAVLAAFGRAAFWPFRPRVEHAHKHSAPEAAPGRNATARDDVAHGLAGIGGLWRRVGLLVSRRPRATWVVTLVLLLAAGSGLLQLQANGVSQTQVILGPSNAVDGQKVLARHFAGGSGSPVVIIADAGKQAQVADAVGRVPGIASVSTYAGSGRPDATAAPVVKEGRVMIDATLADQADSAAAETVVKTLRAQLPAVDAGVLVGGVSAIALDTNVTAQRDLVTIVPLVLVVILLVLMLLLRSIVAPLVLIGSVVLSYAAAMGVSALVFNHVFGFPGADATVPLFGFVFLVALGVDYNIFLMTRVREESQLMGTRAGVLRGLGKTGSVITSAGVVLAATFAALGVIPLLFLAQIAFIVAFGVLLDTVVVRSLLVPALSYDIGRRMWWPSKLGRGK, translated from the coding sequence ATGGAGCCAACAAAATGGATGCAGAAGCGCTGGTTGAGAATCGTCCTTCCCCTGGTGCTGGTGGTGGCGTGGCTGGCCGTCGCAGGCCTGGGCGGGCCAACGTTTGGCAAGATTTCCGATGTCTCCACCAATGACCAGGCGGCCTTCCTGCCCGCCAGTGCCGAGTCCACCGTGGTGGCCGATTGGCAACAAAAATTCGTGGACAGCACCACCATTCCCGCCGTCGTGGTGGTGAGCTCCCCGACCCCCCTGACGCAGGCGCAACTGGGCGAGCTTGCCGCGCTGCCGGGCAAGCTGGGCGCCGTCGTGGGTGTGCAAAAGCCGGCGCCGCCGCAGACCTCCTCCATCGCCGGCCCCATTCCCTCCGCCGACAAACTGGCGGTGGAGTTCCTGGTCCCGGTGGCCGACGCCGGCAACGTCAAGGCAGTGGTGGGAGACCTGCGCGAGGTGCTTGCCGCCAATGCGCCGGCCGGCATGAGCTCCTACGTGACCGGCCCGGCCGGCCTGACGGCCGATCTGGTCAGCGCCTTCTCCGGGATCGACGGGATCCTGCTGCTCGTGGCGTTGCTGGCCGTCTTTGTGATCCTGCTGGTCGTCTACAGGTCGGTGGTGCTTCCCATCCTGGTGCTGCTGACGTCCGTGGTGGCCTTGTGCGGGGCCATCCTGGTGGTTTACTACCTCGCAAAAGGGGATGTGATCAAGCTCAACGGCCAGAGCCAGGGCATTCTTTCCATCCTTGTCATTGGCGCCGCCACGGATTATTCACTGCTGCTCGTGGCCCGCTTCCGGGAGGCCCTGCACCAGACCCAGTCAACCTGGACGGCGCTGATCCGCGCGTACAAGGCCGCCTGGGAGCCGATCGTCGCCTCGGGGTCCACGGTGATCCTGGCCCTGTTGTGCCTGCTGTTCTCCGACCTGAATTCCAACCGCAGCCTGGGACCGATCGCGGCCATCGGCATCTTCTTCTCGCTCCTGGCCGCGCTGACGTTCCTGCCCGCCGTGCTGGCGGCCTTTGGCCGAGCCGCCTTTTGGCCTTTCCGCCCCAGGGTGGAGCACGCGCATAAACACTCGGCCCCCGAGGCGGCACCCGGCCGGAATGCCACGGCCAGGGACGACGTCGCCCATGGCTTGGCGGGGATCGGCGGGCTTTGGCGCAGGGTTGGCCTGTTGGTTTCGCGGCGACCGCGGGCCACCTGGGTGGTGACCCTGGTGCTGCTGCTTGCGGCGGGCAGCGGTCTGCTGCAACTGCAGGCCAACGGAGTCTCGCAAACGCAGGTCATCCTGGGCCCCAGCAACGCGGTGGACGGCCAGAAGGTGCTGGCCCGCCACTTTGCCGGCGGCAGCGGCAGCCCCGTGGTGATCATCGCCGACGCCGGCAAACAGGCCCAGGTGGCCGACGCCGTCGGCCGGGTCCCGGGCATTGCCTCCGTGAGCACCTATGCGGGCAGCGGGCGACCCGACGCGACTGCCGCGCCCGTGGTCAAGGAGGGGCGGGTCATGATCGACGCGACGCTCGCGGACCAGGCGGATTCGGCGGCGGCCGAGACCGTGGTCAAAACGCTGCGCGCGCAGTTGCCCGCCGTGGACGCAGGGGTGTTGGTGGGTGGGGTGAGCGCCATCGCGCTGGACACCAACGTCACCGCGCAACGGGACCTGGTCACGATCGTGCCCCTGGTGCTGGTGGTGATCCTGCTGGTCCTCATGCTGCTGCTGCGCTCCATTGTGGCGCCGCTGGTGCTCATTGGTTCGGTGGTGCTCTCCTATGCCGCGGCCATGGGTGTTTCGGCGCTCGTGTTCAACCACGTTTTCGGCTTCCCCGGCGCCGATGCCACCGTGCCCTTGTTTGGTTTCGTGTTCCTCGTGGCACTGGGGGTGGATTACAACATCTTCCTCATGACCCGGGTGCGTGAGGAGTCGCAGCTCATGGGCACCCGGGCCGGCGTGCTGCGCGGGCTGGGCAAGACGGGCAGCGTGATCACTTCCGCCGGGGTGGTGCTTGCGGCGACCTTTGCCGCACTGGGCGTGATTCCGCTGCTGTTCCTGGCCCAGATCGCATTCATCGTCGCGTTTGGCGTGCTGCTGGACACCGTGGTGGTGCGCTCGCTGCTGGTGCCGGCGCTCAGTTACGACATCGGCCGCAGGATGTGGTGGCCGTCCAAGTTGGGCCGCGGGAAGTAG
- a CDS encoding alpha/beta fold hydrolase codes for MNETTYIMPGMHVTDFYVTVPLDWFDASNPETITVFARELVDPVRRGEGLPVMVFLQGGPGGKGPRPLGATGWIGQALKTHRVVLLDQRGTGRSTRVDAATMAGFPDASAGADYLSRFRADSIVADAEHIRKTRFGGRRWSTVGQSYGGFLTLTYLSVAPEALTACYVTGGLAGIRPDASEVYRRTFPRTAGKNREFYARYPHAVDHVAALADHLAGNDVRLPDGDRLTVRRLQTLGIDFGMKPGFERVHWLLEEAFTPEGAGLSDGFLAQVMARTSYAENPLFAVMQESIYSHGANGPTNWAAQRELAAHPEFADSARPLMFTGEMMFPWMFEEIRLLRPFSGAVNELARRGTNSELYDVERLASNDVPVAAAVYFDDMYVDSGLQLETAAAVGNVHAWVTNEFEHDGIGDDKVFAYLRSTIAQLGGGIPE; via the coding sequence ATGAACGAAACCACGTACATCATGCCGGGCATGCACGTCACCGACTTTTACGTCACGGTGCCGCTCGACTGGTTCGATGCAAGCAACCCGGAAACCATCACGGTCTTCGCCCGCGAGCTCGTGGACCCCGTGCGGCGCGGCGAGGGCCTGCCCGTCATGGTGTTCCTGCAGGGCGGGCCCGGTGGCAAGGGTCCGCGCCCGCTCGGCGCCACCGGTTGGATCGGGCAGGCCCTGAAAACCCATCGCGTGGTGCTGCTGGACCAGCGCGGCACGGGCCGCAGCACCCGGGTGGACGCGGCCACCATGGCCGGCTTCCCCGATGCATCCGCAGGCGCCGACTACCTCTCCCGCTTCCGGGCGGACTCGATCGTTGCCGACGCCGAACATATCCGCAAAACCCGGTTTGGCGGGCGCCGCTGGTCAACCGTGGGGCAAAGCTACGGCGGCTTCCTGACCCTGACCTACCTCTCCGTGGCGCCCGAGGCGCTCACCGCCTGCTACGTCACTGGCGGGCTGGCCGGGATCCGGCCCGACGCCTCCGAGGTCTACCGGCGCACCTTCCCCCGCACGGCCGGCAAGAACCGTGAGTTCTACGCCCGCTACCCGCACGCCGTCGACCATGTCGCGGCGTTGGCCGACCACCTGGCCGGCAATGACGTCCGCCTGCCCGACGGCGACCGGCTCACGGTGCGCCGGCTGCAAACCCTGGGCATCGACTTTGGCATGAAGCCCGGATTCGAGCGCGTGCACTGGCTGCTCGAGGAGGCCTTCACGCCCGAAGGCGCCGGCCTCAGCGACGGCTTCCTGGCGCAGGTGATGGCCCGCACCTCCTACGCCGAGAACCCCTTGTTCGCCGTCATGCAGGAGAGCATCTACTCGCACGGCGCCAACGGTCCCACGAATTGGGCGGCCCAGCGGGAGCTGGCCGCGCACCCGGAATTTGCCGATTCCGCCCGCCCTCTGATGTTCACGGGTGAGATGATGTTCCCATGGATGTTTGAGGAGATTCGCCTCCTGCGCCCGTTCTCCGGCGCCGTCAACGAGTTGGCCCGCCGTGGCACCAACAGCGAGTTGTACGACGTCGAACGCCTCGCCTCCAACGACGTCCCGGTGGCGGCGGCCGTGTACTTTGACGACATGTACGTCGACTCCGGACTGCAGCTGGAGACGGCCGCGGCCGTGGGCAACGTCCATGCCTGGGTCACCAACGAATTTGAACACGACGGCATTGGCGACGACAAGGTCTTTGCCTACTTACGCTCTACGATTGCCCAGCTGGGCGGAGGAATACCAGAATGA
- a CDS encoding dihydrodipicolinate synthase family protein: MTNRTQPWRGIHVATALPFNDDLSVDYAAFADNVAWLAANGCDGVCPNGSLGEYQTLTDEERAKVVETAVAAAPVGFTVMPGVAAYGAAESRRWAEQARDAGAASVLALPPNTFRADEETVTAHYREVAKAGLPVVAYNNPIDTKVDLTPALLARLHGEGLIVAVKEFTGDVRRAYEIAELAPDLDLLVGSDDVLLELGLAGAVGWIAGYPNAIPESTVELYNLVTSGNMDDIATALPIYRDLHPLLRWDSKTEFVQAIKLSMDLAGRKGGACRQPRLPLNEDLTVSIKADTEAVLAKGYK; this comes from the coding sequence ATGACCAACCGCACGCAGCCCTGGCGGGGCATCCACGTAGCCACCGCCCTTCCGTTCAACGATGACCTGAGCGTCGATTACGCGGCCTTCGCGGACAATGTGGCCTGGCTTGCCGCCAACGGCTGCGACGGCGTCTGCCCCAACGGCTCGCTCGGCGAGTACCAGACCCTGACCGATGAAGAGCGGGCCAAGGTGGTCGAGACCGCCGTCGCCGCCGCACCCGTTGGCTTCACCGTCATGCCCGGAGTTGCCGCCTACGGTGCCGCCGAATCCCGCCGCTGGGCCGAGCAGGCCCGCGACGCCGGCGCGGCCTCCGTGTTGGCGCTGCCGCCGAACACCTTCCGCGCCGACGAGGAAACCGTCACGGCCCACTACCGCGAAGTGGCCAAGGCCGGCCTGCCCGTGGTGGCCTACAACAACCCGATCGACACCAAGGTGGACCTCACGCCCGCCCTCCTGGCCCGCCTGCACGGCGAGGGTCTGATCGTGGCCGTGAAGGAGTTCACCGGCGACGTCCGCCGCGCCTACGAGATCGCCGAGCTGGCCCCGGACCTGGACCTGCTGGTGGGCTCCGACGACGTGCTGCTGGAACTGGGGCTGGCCGGGGCCGTCGGCTGGATTGCCGGCTACCCCAACGCCATTCCGGAAAGCACCGTGGAACTGTACAACCTGGTCACGAGCGGCAACATGGATGACATTGCCACCGCGCTGCCCATCTACCGCGACTTGCACCCGCTGCTGCGCTGGGACTCCAAGACCGAATTCGTCCAGGCCATTAAACTGTCGATGGACCTTGCCGGTCGCAAGGGCGGCGCCTGCCGCCAGCCGCGCCTGCCGCTCAACGAGGACCTGACGGTGAGCATCAAGGCCGACACCGAAGCCGTGCTGGCCAAGGGCTACAAGTAA